In Bacillota bacterium, a single genomic region encodes these proteins:
- a CDS encoding DUF2268 domain-containing putative Zn-dependent protease (predicted Zn-dependent protease with a strongly conserved HExxH motif), with protein MGVRAIHADLLRAWIADPGSARALNDYVQTHRPLLEAYDASFGPGGDVVEDYRHRWSARVDEARALVARLRDLDPTGLALAGLRAAIRLLHPRQEPEVVLLVGLGYSNACQLVVGGRPVVAISLEAWGGEFFGAYLPWDDLPLWVAHECAHVVRYTEGACAVRDFIAREGFDYRRALAALPLREFLADEGLATAVAEACCPEAEPERVLGFSAEVLAWCRRHEVDLWAEVAPRLDSPLGEEGYARYFSAGGGDLPPRTGYYLGWRMVKSYLERHPGVGLDAAVRVQAEAFVTANA; from the coding sequence ATGGGCGTACGGGCCATCCATGCCGACCTGTTACGCGCCTGGATCGCCGACCCAGGTTCCGCGCGCGCCCTCAACGACTATGTGCAGACGCACCGGCCCCTGCTGGAGGCCTACGACGCCAGCTTCGGGCCGGGTGGCGACGTCGTAGAGGACTACCGCCACCGTTGGTCCGCGCGGGTGGACGAGGCGCGGGCACTCGTGGCACGCCTGCGGGATCTCGATCCGACCGGGCTGGCCCTGGCGGGCTTGCGTGCGGCTATACGGCTGTTACACCCGCGCCAGGAGCCGGAGGTCGTGTTGCTGGTCGGGCTCGGCTATAGCAACGCCTGCCAGCTCGTGGTCGGCGGGCGTCCCGTGGTGGCGATCTCCCTCGAGGCATGGGGCGGCGAGTTCTTCGGCGCATACCTTCCCTGGGACGACCTACCGCTCTGGGTTGCGCACGAATGCGCGCACGTGGTGCGGTATACGGAGGGCGCGTGCGCCGTGCGCGACTTCATCGCCCGGGAGGGCTTCGACTACCGCCGGGCGCTGGCGGCCCTGCCGCTGCGCGAGTTCTTGGCCGATGAGGGGTTGGCGACGGCCGTGGCAGAGGCCTGTTGCCCCGAGGCGGAGCCGGAGCGGGTCCTCGGGTTCAGCGCCGAGGTGCTGGCCTGGTGCCGCCGCCACGAGGTGGACCTCTGGGCGGAGGTCGCGCCCCGGCTCGACTCGCCACTCGGCGAGGAGGGGTACGCGCGCTATTTCTCGGCGGGCGGCGGCGACTTGCCACCACGCACGGGATATTACCTGGGCTGGCGAATGGTTAAGTCCTACCTGGAACGGCATCCCGGGGTCGGGCTGGATGCTGCCGTCCGCGTGCAGGCGGAGGCGTTTGTAACCGCGAACGCCTAG
- a CDS encoding DoxX family protein, with protein MGIVFLLGRIIYGGFFILNAFNHFRNVSSMAGYARSKGIAAPEAAVIGTGLMLLAGGLSVLLGYLPTVGLGLIVVFLLVVAFWMHSYWAVPDPMACMGEQTNFFKNPALAGAALMMTLLPQPWPLSLGG; from the coding sequence GTGGGAATTGTGTTCCTCCTCGGCCGGATCATCTACGGTGGCTTTTTCATCCTGAACGCGTTCAACCACTTCCGCAACGTCTCGTCCATGGCCGGCTACGCGCGATCCAAAGGCATAGCAGCACCCGAGGCCGCCGTGATCGGTACAGGGCTCATGCTGTTAGCCGGCGGGCTGAGTGTGCTTCTGGGTTACTTGCCCACGGTGGGCCTCGGCCTCATTGTGGTCTTCCTTCTGGTGGTGGCCTTCTGGATGCACAGCTACTGGGCTGTGCCGGACCCCATGGCCTGCATGGGCGAGCAGACCAACTTCTTCAAGAATCCGGCGCTCGCGGGTGCGGCGCTGATGATGACCCTTCTACCGCAGCCTTGGCCGCTAAGCCTGGGGGGCTGA
- a CDS encoding DUF5348 domain-containing protein, which produces MPEQPILVLRTRGCASRFWTTPKTGPKQAFEEPDGSEATGLPTNGEGRRLACGDVALHAGDPIRVLVNGTWVPGRVGWDDRKAPVSPPGLAAKAAVEGSSSAPHPRAPDS; this is translated from the coding sequence GTGCCTGAGCAGCCGATCCTTGTCCTGCGTACCCGAGGATGTGCCAGCCGGTTCTGGACAACCCCCAAAACAGGCCCTAAGCAGGCGTTTGAGGAGCCGGACGGATCAGAAGCCACCGGCCTGCCGACAAACGGCGAGGGTAGGCGGCTGGCTTGTGGCGACGTGGCGCTGCATGCCGGCGATCCCATCCGGGTGCTTGTCAACGGGACGTGGGTACCCGGGCGCGTCGGGTGGGATGACCGCAAGGCCCCGGTCAGCCCCCCAGGCTTAGCGGCCAAGGCTGCGGTAGAAGGGTCATCATCAGCGCCGCACCCGCGAGCGCCGGATTCTTGA
- a CDS encoding tyrosine-type recombinase/integrase: MRAGGGYFDRFNLVFATGTGWPMSRHNVTRDFAALLKAAGVHYLSFHKLRHTFATRLLDAGADLDAVAELLGGDVEVVKDFYVGSHPEAMRAAVHRLARHLRPNSAEAK, from the coding sequence ATGCGAGCTGGCGGTGGTTACTTCGACCGCTTCAACCTCGTCTTCGCCACCGGGACCGGGTGGCCGATGAGCCGGCACAACGTGACCCGGGACTTCGCGGCCCTACTCAAAGCCGCTGGGGTACACTATCTTTCGTTTCACAAGCTTCGGCACACTTTCGCGACCCGGCTGCTGGATGCCGGGGCTGACCTGGATGCCGTAGCCGAGCTACTTGGTGGCGACGTCGAAGTGGTCAAGGACTTCTACGTGGGAAGCCATCCCGAAGCAATGAGAGCGGCGGTTCACCGCCTGGCCAGGCACCTGCGCCCCAACTCGGCCGAGGCGAAATGA